CTAGGCTGATGAAAGTGGAAAAAGAGGGTGGGAAGTCAGATAacgaaggagaagaggagctTGTACCCGAGTTGGGGAAAGGAACGTGGCAGTTGTAAAAGAATTAATTAAAAAAGAAGATCGGTTCCAAGGAATTTTGCGTTTCGCGGTCTCGCAGATTATGTTAGGCACGGCTACGTCAGAGGTCCGAGCGATCTTGTCCCAAAAGTCCGTCGCCACTGTTTGCCCCCCCCCCTCCAACAGAAGTAGCAAGTATTCGGAGAACATAATGGTGATGCTGATGCTTTATCCTATTTCATCATCCCCCTACCCTCGCGGGTCCTGTCAACTTAAACTTGCTTCGCCTTGTACTCCAGTTCACAACTACTTTTCGGCATTATACTGATTAAAGACTATCCCTGCTCGCCTTCAGTCCACGCACCACCCGCCAGTCATTGCTTCGCCTACTTGCTCATAATGCCTTCTGTTTCTGGCAATGTAGTCAACAAGGTCCTCAAAAACTATGTAGCTAAACAAGCACCGGAGGATCCACTTTACACAGTAACAGTGAATTCAAAAGGCAAAACGAAGAGGCAAGTTGTAAGTCTACTGTACAACGCAGTGTGGTCCGGAAGAGGCAGTAGGTACTTTTGAAAGGACACTAAAATAGGGCTCGTTTGTTATTAGAGGCCTCTCCCAGAAGGCTTATCCAAACGCGATAGAAAAGCGTTAAAGAAGATAAGAAAACGTGCTCATTATCTGGACAAAGGCATGAACATATGTGGTTTCAGGGTGGGCTGGACTTTCTTCATCGGCGAGTCATGTTCTTACTGTTTATTACTCATCAAACTGACCGGTGCTTCGTAACCAGGTATCATACCAGGATTAGGCGATGCGGTCGATGCTGGCCTTAACTACTGTCTCGTTGTCAAGCCTGCCAAGAAGCTCGATATACCTGATAGTTTATTGCACAAGATGCTGTTCAACAACGCCATTTCTGCGGGTATTGGGTAGGTACAGCACCTTGACTCTATACGCTTGAGACTCTTGTGCTTAAAACTTGCCTTATTCTAGATTGGTCCCTGTAGCCGGAGACATATTCCTAGCTGCGTGGAAAGCCAATTCAAGAAACGCGTTACTGTACGTTCCATATTCAGTATAACGAGGGAATTTCGCTAACGGCTGTCATCTTTTATCTCCTTCTGGCACTCGATGAAATATCACCATTCATTCTTGTCCACCAAACAATGCCCAACTTTACACGCAATAGTTTGGAAGCTTATTTGACCATCAGGGGACAAGAATACATTGCCGGTTTACGGCGGGAACCTGGAGTAATTGATCGGGCAGAGGCTATTGAGCACGGTATATCACCAGAAGAGCTGAGAAATCTATTCGGACCAGGAGCGGGAATGGATCATCCAGTAGAGGACGATCGGAGTAACCGGGGCTTTTTTGGCGGaaggaagagcaagaaAGATGTTGTTAAGAAGTAACAGCCCCTCATAACCTTGGCATCACCTTCTACAGGACATAGTCATTTATTAGGCCTTGAATACACGCTCTATTTGCCTCATTGTTTCGTCTGCGTAAACATTTTACTACATATGATATCTCCGATGTCGACTTCCGCATCTCTGACTCATCATACGAGCCATCCATTCACAAGCTCATAATATGGCAGGCCTTCATACAGCTGGATATTTGAAGCAGCTCTATATAGCATTAGTATCCAACAAGTCACTTTCCCAGGTCCCAGGTTCCCTCATATTATTTCTTAATCTTCTGTTTGGATATATTCACTGGCTCCATCATTGCGTTTCGTTCTTTCCATGAATCCTCTCCATAGATTTATTGGGCCCATGGATGGCATAAATTTCCTATCGTTTAGCTGCAAGGGGTTTTAGAACATAAGGGGCCAACCTAATCACTTTCATTGCCCCGATCTCCAAATGTTTCAATCAGTGTCGCATCTCATAGGCCTTTGTTAACGCTTGGGAATCCTTTTTAATAACTGTGGTTGTAGTGAGATTCCAGTGTTTCTCGTCTGGTGCTTCTGGTATTGCTCGCCCCTCCTATTCTTTCTGCTGCCATTCCTGCATTACCTATATCCTGGTCTATCCACCCCAGACAACGTGGAGATTAGGTGAAGAGGTAATCTGTTTGAGCGAAGTCGACAGGAGCCACACAGAAGACGGCTATTAGTAGGTGAAGGCCGCGCTGAAGATAGCAGTACTAGTCACAGTGGTTTTAGGATCAGCAGACTGCAGAAGTTGGAAGTTTGTAGTTGGGAGTGAAGAGAAGGACCAGGCTAGCGGTAGATTTCGCTTTTAAACTAAGGATGGGTTTGTGTACCGGATTTCTGACCGTGGATTGAATAAGATGCTTATTCAGTAATCGGATAATTTAGCCGGGCAGGGGGGCCCTTTTATTCAGCCAAATAGCCAGCAGGGATCGATTCTCTGCCGTTAGTATCACTGCAGCCGTGCATGCATGCAGCCAACATACAATATATATATTTATCCAAAAAGGACACCAGATTTCGGCTGTACTTCGCCACGCAATCGAACGGCTTTCTGATAACGGAACTAACAAGCCACAATCCTTCACTGCAGAACAAAACAATAGAAACAATGACAATCATTCATGTCGGTAAGCTGCAGCCATCGATAAGCAGAAGCTACACTCTAAACTCATGAGATTCACAGTCGCGTTCAAAACCGCTACTCCTTCCACCCTCGGCCTTCTGATAACAAGCATCAGAGCGCTGAAAGATAACTGCTTACACCCTAGGACAGGCAAACCTTACATACTTGACCTGAGGGGTGGAAAGCAAATTTCTACCGAAGGACTTGACAGGGGCATGCAGGTCGTTTTTGTGATGGAATTCGAAGTAAGTCACCATGGTATTTTGATGAAATTGAGCGGAAACTCTTCTTGTACAGTTCTGTGGCTAATGCGTTTGGTCGTTCGCAGAATGATGACGACCTCGAGTACTATCTTTACAAAGATCCCGCTCATGAGCAGTTTAAAGTGGGTGGCTTGCATTTCTAGTCAAGCAATTTGCTCATTGGGGTTTTGTGTACAGAAAAGCGCCAAAGGAGAATGGGAGGCGATTGATGTTGTCGCGCTGGACTTCAACAACGGGAAATTCTGAGTGGCTATCACTGTAATGTTCAGTTCTTGTTTGGGGAGAACATGTGTTTGCCCGTGCATACTTTAGTGAAGGCATGTTGTACCTTCTATCTTCCCGTGGCTCAGTGGGAAGCCCTTATGTCGCTTTTAACTTGCCGTCTCTTTATCCTGCATCGCACTCTCACTACATCTTCAATTGAAGACCTTGCACAATGAAATAGATTCGTTTCTACTAGACACCTTGTTAACAGCCTAACATGTACCTGCTGTTTTCTTCACGACTACAAAATCCTTCCGAATAAGACATAGCATGAATGTCTTTGACCATGCCTCTAAGTTCTTGTACAATATCACGTTACCTAGCTCACTCAACATTTGCCAAATCACCACCATGGTTCTCTCATTGATGCAGTCCTCATTCTACCATCCCTCTCGTTCTTGTCAGTTCCCTTATCTATACCTGTGACCTGCAGTAAAATATGAGAGCCATCAGTAATACAGATATTGTCAGCAATCGCTCGTCATTTTCACCATCCAATCCTCATGAGATTCTCAGGGACCCAGGTTTGCTGCTCCATACCTCAATTGTGGCAGCATTCGCAACTATCATTTGTCCTGCTCGTATTATGTGGACAGAAAAACCAAAAAGGATGCTCAGGTGAAAGAGGTTGAAGCATGACGCGATTATTCGAAAAATGAAGGAGCTCTGCAATGGGAAGATAAGGACTGTGGTCACGATAATCTAGATGTGACCAAAACTCCGTGAAATTCACGGCCAGATAGGGTTAGAAGTGGGCTGCCATTGATGTGCTAGAATCGCCATAGATGGATTTGTCGCCAGCAGCCGTCGATTGTCTGGCATCAATTATCATTTCCTTACAGATTTCACTATTTAAAGATTACCGCATCGTAATCGACGCACATAGCCTGTCATCGAAGCAAGCCATTTATCTTCCTTTTACCAGTATTTCTGGCATAATCAAGGGTCGAAATCCTCAACACAGTCGTAGAACTCTTTGGCGAATTTCTTTTGCTGATCCAAGGACTTCTCATTCTGCAAAAGAACGATATCTATCAGTAAAGCAAGTTGTCCAATATCACTGGTTTGTTCTCACGTTTGTGGCTCTGATGCCTCTAATCACGAGGTATTTTCTACCGGCTACAGGCTCAGAAGTCAATGCGTGTACTATATCTGAGAACATGCCAATACAATTCACCCATCAATTTGGCGTCAACCTCGCCACTAAGATCAGCAGTCTTTCCACCGAAGCAACGACCCCCCGATTCCTCGAGGATGCAGATTCCAGCCTAGAAACAACATGATGAGCGATGATACGGCAAACTAATACTTTGAATTTACGCAAACGTCCCAAGGCCAGCACTAGCCACAGTTTCGTCAGCACTATTCACTTTGGTCGGAAATGCTAAATGTGGCTCACCCCAACTTCCCAATACCTAAGGCAACGAGCGATCAGCGCAAGCTTGTCTTACCTGAATACACTTACATGTCAAGGCCTCCGCTTGCCACGAGTACTATGTTAAGTGCAGCCGATCCCATACTTCTCAAAGAGTGACACATCTTCCCGCCTACGTCCGTATGTGCGGTCAGCTTCTCGAAAGTGGCCACTTTACGGGGCAGGGCCGGAGGAGAGCGAGACATCCCATATTCGACACCGATCCTAGGCAAGGAATGCAGATTATTAATAAGTCTTGCATCATAGTACGTTCAAACGACTTACAGGGCTTGGCCGAGAGATGCAAGAGGTTTGGATGAACCTGTGATGGGGAGTTTTCGCTTTTGGTTAAGGTATGCACCTCTTCCTTTGGCAGCGGACCACTGGTTTTAAGAATTCAGTTATCAGTGAATGACCTCATCAACAGACCCCTTTACTTACCAGCTGGTCGAGGAAAGGATTATAGATGACTCCCACGACAGGGACACCCTTGTGAGCAAGACCAATCGATGTAGCCACCATGGGAAATCCATGCACCTTTATTTGTTAGCAGTATTTACCGTTGCATGGAATGGATGGCCTACAAAATTGGTTGTACCGTCAATGGGACTGGGAAAAGGATTCGTATAACGATGTCACCAATACCATCTTTCCACGTAATCCAACATAACTTACTCGACTACATGGCGATTAATTTACTCATCAGTCTATATAGTTCCAGGGAAATGCAAGCTACATCCACTCACCAATCCAAGTGGGTTCGTCGGTGATTTGCTGACCTTCATATGATTCCTCTCCGATGCTATGTCACGATGATAGTGAGTAAGTTGACATATAATGGCAAACCACCACAATGAACAATCATGCCCACGATCAGCACTTACAACTTATGGGAAGGATAAGCCTCTCTAATCCTTTCGACAATGAACTTTTCCACGGCTTTGTCAACTTCGGTTACGAGCTGCATTCGTCCCATTAAATATCGCCCTGATAGACACATTTGTACAGGAGTTACTCACGTCAACACTGTTGGctttctcatcttcctgCGCACTTTCTGAGGCGAAGCGTTTTTCCTGGCCCTCCCTAATAATCTGACCCGCCTATATATATACAACTGTCAGTAAACGCAAGGATAATTTAGCGCTTCAAAGAAGCTGTACGTAGTAGCTAAAACTAAACTTACATCGAGAGCGAGCTTGATAGCAAACTGCAAGATGGAATCGAGATCCAGTTCGGTATGCGCCATGACCTCTGTTGTCCTTTGTATACGGCGAAGGTATGATCAGATGATTGCGTTGAAAACAGTCCCGTGGTGCGCGCTGTTCAACTCTAATCGATATATGTTATACACGAGAGACTACACTCCTAACGACATGCAGTTCCAATTCAGTAGTGTATTCACAGATATTGGGGCACTTACGCAATCGGTACCTTAAACAATTGATTATTCGATTTTGTACATAAGAGCATACCAATCATAATTCTAATCAGCACTACTCACATACGTACTAAACCATGGTTATCATCAGCCAGTATACTCGGTCGTCCGCCGTCTTCTGCCGTGATCTATTTAAAAGTAATCGCTGTGTATACATTCATCGTATCTTTTTACGTGCCATATATAGACTACGATAGTACCGGTCATGTGTTTCTCTCGttgtttcttctttctaCAGTTGTAATCTATGCAGCAGCGGAAATGGCGACGATGGCATTCTGATTCGAATCACCACCACCGACCACACAACACCGGCGACAATAATACTCTTTGTCAACAGCCCACGGACGATAAAATTATCCCGTCTCTTAACTAATTATCTTGTAGTGATGACTGAACGTAAAGCAGCTCCTCTATAAGTGATTAGCATAGCCCCTAAAAATAGTCTCAACTGCGATCTGATGATTGGATCGTTGAGATTACACTTGTTGAAGTATCAAGTCTGGAAATCAACCAAAACATTTCGAAACGGATACCATGAAGTACATGCACGAAAGCCGTTGTATCTCCAGTAACAATACAATGAATGAAAACTATTAACATCACACAATTGTATTGACTCTATGAATGCAATGCAAGCGATGTCCCAGT
This DNA window, taken from Cryptococcus gattii WM276 chromosome C, complete sequence, encodes the following:
- a CDS encoding Hypothetical Protein (Similar to TIGR gene model, INSD accession AAW42635.1), coding for MPSVSGNVVNKVLKNYVAKQAPEDPLYTVTVNSKGKTKRQVRPLPEGLSKRDRKALKKIRKRAHYLDKGMNICGFRVGWTFFIGIIPGLGDAVDAGLNYCLVVKPAKKLDIPDSLLHKMLFNNAISAGIGLVPVAGDIFLAAWKANSRNALLLEAYLTIRGQEYIAGLRREPGVIDRAEAIEHGISPEELRNLFGPGAGMDHPVEDDRSNRGFFGGRKSKKDVVKK
- a CDS encoding Hypothetical Protein (Similar to TIGR gene model, INSD accession AAW42636.1) — protein: MTIIHVVAFKTATPSTLGLLITSIRALKDNCLHPRTGKPYILDLRGGKQISTEGLDRGMQVVFVMEFENDDDLEYYLYKDPAHEQFKKSAKGEWEAIDVVALDFNNGKF
- a CDS encoding Inositol monophosphatase, putative (Similar to TIGR gene model, INSD accession AAW42306.1) produces the protein MAHTELDLDSILQFAIKLALDLVTEVDKAVEKFIVERIREAYPSHKFIGEESYEGQQITDEPTWIGDPIDGTTNFVHGFPMVATSIGLAHKGVPVVGVIYNPFLDQLWSAAKGRGAYLNQKRKLPITGSSKPLASLGQALIGVEYGMSRSPPALPRKVATFEKLTAHTDVGGKMCHSLRSMGSAALNIVLVASGGLDMYWEVGAGICILEESGGRCFGGKTADLSGEVDAKLMDIVLLQNEKSLDQQKKFAKEFYDCVEDFDP